The Streptomyces venezuelae genomic interval GCCCTGTCCCCCGCCCGGTGACAGGAAGGAATCCCTCTTTGCACACAAGCTCGCGTCCCGACGACGCGCACCCCTACCTCCGGGCCGCCAGTGCGGGAATCCGCCATCACACCCGTGTTCTCGCTCGGGCCGTGCAGACGGCCGAGCCCAGGACGGCAGTGAACCGCGCGCACCTCGACGTGCTGCACGCCCACCTCACCCAGGTGCACCAACTGCTCGACCAGCTCGCCGACGCTGCCCGTCCCCCGCACCCGGCAGCCGGCCGCCACCTCGTCTCCGCGCGCACCCGCCTCTGGCAGGCCATCACCGAAGTCCACTCCGCCTTCCACCTCCTGCCCACCGTCTCCCGCGACCGCACCGACGCGTCGGAATGTCACCCCGACCGCCTGCCGGAAGGCCCGCCGGTGCTGACCATCTGCCAGCGCCACCTCGCCGCCGGGCACAGCGTGCGCCGCAAGACCACCCCCACTGACCTCAGCAGCCCGCTCCCCGCGCACACCACCTGGTGCGCCCGGTGAGTGGAGCACGCCGGAGAGAGGGCCCCCGATGAACCACCGGCCCGCACGCCGAGCCCGCCGCGCCTCCGCTTCCCCGCTGTTCACGCCCCACACCGCAGACCGTGCCAGTCGAAGAGCGGCACGTCGGCAGCTCGCCGAGGCCGCCGCCAAGGCCCGCGCCGAGGCGAGCTCACACCCTGCCGGTACCGAGCGCGCCGAGCAGACGATGGCGTCCCCGCTTTATCCGCCGAGCGGGCGTCCGGGCCTCGCTTCCGCCCGTGGCGGGAAGCTGAAGCTGCCGGCACACCGCATGACCACCGCCACCGCCTCCGGGGCGTATCCGTTCCTCGCCGAGGGCGGTCTCGGAGCCGAGGGCATCTACATCGGCCGTGACGTCCACGCCGAAGCCTCCTTCGTGTTCGACCCGTTCGCCCTCTACGGCCGCGTCGAAGGCTTCACCAACCCGAATGTCCTTCTCGCCGGCGTGATCGGCCAGGGCAAGAGCGCCCTGGCGAAGAGCTTCGCGCTCCGGTCGGTCGCCTTCGGCTACCGGGTCTACGTCCCGTGTGATCCCAAGGGGGAGTGGACGGCTGTCGCCTCCGCGCTCGGCGGCACGTCCGTCGCCCTCGGTCCTGGCCTTCCCGGCAGGCTCAACCCCCTCGATCCCGCTCCCAGACCGGCTTCCGTCCCGGAAGCGGACTGGGAGGGCGAGATCCGTAAGCGCCGCCTGCTCCTGCTCGGTTCTCTGGCACGCACGGTCCTGGGGCGGGACCTGCTGCCGATGGAGCACACAGCGCTGGACGTCGCGCTCGACACCGTCGTGGCACGAGCCGCCGCCATCGGACGATCTCCGCTGCTCGGCGACATCGCCGCTGCCCTCAACCATCCCGACCAGCTCGACCACGCGGCGGGAACGACGTCCTGGCGTCTTGGGGAAGCAGCACGCGACCTCGCTCACGCCATGCGCCGCCTCGTCCACGGCGATCTGGCCGGCATGTTCGACGCCCCGTCCACCGTCGTCTTCGACCCGAACAGTCCGATGCTCACCATCGACCTGTCCCAGCTTGGCGGATCCGGCGACGACACCGCCCTCGTCCTCGCCATGACCTGTGCCTCAGCCTGGATGGAATCCGCCCTCACCGACCCGCACAGCGGCAGGCGGTGGATCGTCTACGACGAGGCGTGGCGGCTCATGCGTCACCCCGGGCTGCTCCAGCGCATGCAGTCCCAGTGGAAGCTGAGCCGCGGCCTGGGCATCGCCAACCTGATGGTGATCCACCGACTTTCCGACCTGTTGGCCGCCGGCGACGCCGGCTCCCAGGGCCGCGCCCTCGCGGAGGGTCTGCTAGCCGACTGCTCCACCCGCATCATCTACCGACAGGAGACCGACCAACTCCACGCCGCGGCCTCCCTGCTGGGCCTGACGGGCGTCGAGACCGAAGCGATCGCCCACCTCAACCGCGGGCGCGGCCTGTGGAAGGTCGCCGGCAGGAGCTTCATCGTGCAGCACCTTCTGCACCCCCATGAACGGGCCCTGTTCGACACCGACGCCCGCATGCACTGAAAAAGCGCCGAGTTCACGAAAACTGAAGCCCCGTTGCTGCCCGTCCGGCGCCGTGAGGTGCAGTGATGAGTGTAGGTCAGGTCCTGAGTTCCTGTCGGATGGCTTTGTGCGTCGGACCCAGCACTTCGACTTGGATCTGGGAGGCACCTGTCAGTCGAGGTCAGTCCGACAGGGTCACCAGCGTTGGCAGCAGTCCACCGTCGGAGGCCGAGATCTGGTCGTCAACTCGTAATCTGCACCGCATAGAGAGCGCCGATGCCTGCGGCGAGAGTGCCGAGAAGGAGCCGGAGACCGGTCTCGGGCAGATGTGGTTGGAGCCGGGCACCGAGGTACCCGCCGACCAGGCCGCCGGCTCCGCACGACAAGCCGAGGAGCCAGTCGGGAGCGACGTCACCTGTAACGGCCAGAGAGAGCAGCGCGTAGGTGGACGACCCGATGATCGAGGTGATGAAGGTGGAGGCCAGGGCGGCGGGCGCCACGGTGGCGACCGGTACTCCGCGGCCGAGGAGGATCGGACCGAGCAAGGAGCCGCCACCGATGCCGTAGACGCCGCCGGCCACCCCGACGGTCAGGGCCAGCGCCGTCGTGGCGCGGGGCGACGGCGGCCGGGACGGGCGGACAGGCGCCGGGCGCAGTGTCCGTGCCAGCAGCCACACCCCCAGGGGCAGCAGCAGGGCGGCGACGAGGAACCGGAAGACGCGCGGGCCAGGAACGGCGAATACCCGGACCACCGCGCCGACGACCACACCGGGCACGGTGCCCGCGATCAACAGGCGGGTCAGCGGCCCTCGCAGGCTCCCCGCCCGATGGTGGCGCAGCAGCGCACCGGGACCGGCGACGACATTGTAGAGAAGGTTGGTCGGAGTCACCGCTGGGCTCGGCACGCCCAGGATGCTGACCTGCACAGGTAGCAGGAAGACGGCTCCGGAGACGCCCACAGGCGCCGTGATCACCGATATCAGCAGCCCGGCCACGAATCCGAGCAGGCTCGTCGACCACTCCACTACAACCCCCCTCGGAGACCACCGCTCCCGAACACACCCGGGAGCGCGCGTGCCTCCCGTTCGCGTGAACAACGACCCCTGCTTGATCCAACCGCCTCCCGAGGCGATGAACAACTGCTGCCCAAACCCGTGTGCCAAGCCAGTCGACTACTGCTCGTAGTCGCCTTCGGGACTGGCCTGTGTGAGGGGTTGTAGCGCAAGGGTGATCGGCCCCGAACATCGGGACATCGGACCGGTCGTGGACGAGAACATCGATCCCCGCACCGTGTTCAGCAACACCCCTGCACTGTGGTCGAACGCCGTCCCGCCGTGCCGTCGGTACGGTCCGCGGCGCCGCGCAGCGCTCCTTCGGCACGTCCGGCCCCGGCCTCACCGCGTGCAGTCGTCCGACGCTAACCCTCATCCCCGGAGATTCCCTCTGAGCATGCCCGTACTTCCGATCACGGTCGTCATCGGCACCCGCCTCCGCGAGGGCCGGCTCGGCTACTTGACCGCCATGCACACCAGCTTCACCCGGCAGCGTGTGCCGTGGGAAGCCGCCATCGCCCTCGACGGCGCCGACCCGGCTCGTCTGCCCGCCCCGCTCGCACAGGATCCCCGTGTCCCCACGCTCGCGGTGCCCCGCGCCGTCGGCGCCGCGTGCGCCCGCAATCCAGCTTTCACCACGGTACGAACCCGGTACGTGAACTGGGCCGACGACGATGACGTGTTCCCGGAACACTCCCTCGTCCTGCCATCGCCGCTGGTCCGGCAGGACCGACCTGCCGCTCCGCCGCTGAATTTCACCACCACCGAGAAAGGCCCGCGCCTTTGGACCCTGGCACCCACTTCGTCCTCGGGACACACGACGACCACGGCTTCGTCGCCTCGTTCACCGCGTCCATGCCCGCGCATCTCGCCCACTGGTTCCTGGTCCGGGAGCAGTTCGAGCCCGTTCCCGGTGAGCCCAGGCTCTTCCGACTCACGGATCCCGAGCACGACGGGTCGCGTCGCACTCGCCAGGCCGTCCACGACCTGCGTCGGATGGGCTACGCCGTGCACGCCGACTTTCTCCTCGACCCGGCGGCCTCCACCGGCCCGCCGGGACCGGCCCGGCCTCACGGGCTCATGGAGCGCCGCAGCAGAATCGCGCAGGCCGCCGCGGCCCGCTCACCGCAGCGCCAAACGTCGCCCAGCACGACACGGCCCGGAGTGCGGCTGATCCCTCCGAAGCCCGACTACGCGCCGACCATCCACCTGACCGCGTCGTCTGGAGCGGGACGGAGCCGATGACGCCCAGCAGTGAACCGATCGGCATCACCCGCGGACGAGGCGGGGAGGTCGAGGTGGACGGCGGGCCCATCGACTCCTTCGCCGCCGCAGTCCTACGACGGGCCGGATTCCTCTTCGAACCGTCCCTGCGCGGGCCCTGGATCCACCTGCCGTTCGACATGGGCGAGGCGTGGGAGAGCGCGCACGCGACCTGGGCCGCCGACATGCTGACCGCCGCCAGGTACCGAGTGGCGCTCGACCCGACGCTGTACGCGGCCCTCACCGCCACCGCTCCGCCGACAACAGGTCGCCGCACGACGACGATGACCCAGCAGCCGTCGCCACCCGTCGCGGCCCCCCGCCTCCTCCGTTGACACCCGGCCCAAGGAGACCGCGCCCTGACTTCCGTCACCACCGTCACGCTGCATCTCAGCGGGCAGGACACCATCGTCGGCCTGGCAAGCGGAGACGGCCATCGATGGGCCGAAGCCGCCCTGACCGTCTCAGGCTTCCCCCAGGACGACGACGGTCTGCACCGCCTCTCTCTGGGCGACCCCGGCAAGGCGCGAGCCTGCCTGAGCAGGCTTCAGCAGGCCGCTTCGGACCTCCGCGTAAAGGTCGTCACCAGCCCGCACCGGTTCCTCGGGGACATCGCCTCCGGGGTGGCCTCGCACCTGCCCGGCACGTGGGAGGCCACCATCGAGCGGTTCCCCCAGAAGTCGGATCAGGACGGCCTCACATCCTGGCTCTGGAACAGGGGACCTCTGCTGACCATGATGACGGACTATCGCGTGCCTTGTGCAGCGATAGTCCGTGACGGCGCGGGCACTGAGCTGCTGCTGGCCCAGCGTCCGTGGGACGGCCAGTACCTGGCCGGTGCGCTCCTCCCGAGCCCCGACCACCTCAACGTCACCGCTCCGGCTCCCCACTGCGTCATGGCCCGGACCGTCTCCGGCCTTGTGGCCAAAATCGGTGCTCGTCTTCTGCCCGAGTACGAGCATGCCGTGCTCCTCTCACGGCTGAAGGAGGTGGAGGAGGACCTGCACTGGGTGGGCAACCTCGAACCCGGGACCGGCGCCGACCGCGACCTCGACGCCGCGCTCGACAGATTTCTGATGCACGCGCCATCCGTCATCGACCTCCTGCGCCGTACGAAGGGCCCGTCCCTTTCCGCCGTCCAGACGGCCCTCGTGGACCGGGTCGAAGCCGGCCTCGACGCGGCCACTGCGGGCGAGGGCGCTGATGCCATGGCCGCCTGGCTCGAAGACGGCGCGGACCTGATCGAACTGGCCC includes:
- a CDS encoding DUF6238 family protein, whose amino-acid sequence is MHTSSRPDDAHPYLRAASAGIRHHTRVLARAVQTAEPRTAVNRAHLDVLHAHLTQVHQLLDQLADAARPPHPAAGRHLVSARTRLWQAITEVHSAFHLLPTVSRDRTDASECHPDRLPEGPPVLTICQRHLAAGHSVRRKTTPTDLSSPLPAHTTWCAR
- a CDS encoding VirB4 family type IV secretion system protein — its product is MNHRPARRARRASASPLFTPHTADRASRRAARRQLAEAAAKARAEASSHPAGTERAEQTMASPLYPPSGRPGLASARGGKLKLPAHRMTTATASGAYPFLAEGGLGAEGIYIGRDVHAEASFVFDPFALYGRVEGFTNPNVLLAGVIGQGKSALAKSFALRSVAFGYRVYVPCDPKGEWTAVASALGGTSVALGPGLPGRLNPLDPAPRPASVPEADWEGEIRKRRLLLLGSLARTVLGRDLLPMEHTALDVALDTVVARAAAIGRSPLLGDIAAALNHPDQLDHAAGTTSWRLGEAARDLAHAMRRLVHGDLAGMFDAPSTVVFDPNSPMLTIDLSQLGGSGDDTALVLAMTCASAWMESALTDPHSGRRWIVYDEAWRLMRHPGLLQRMQSQWKLSRGLGIANLMVIHRLSDLLAAGDAGSQGRALAEGLLADCSTRIIYRQETDQLHAAASLLGLTGVETEAIAHLNRGRGLWKVAGRSFIVQHLLHPHERALFDTDARMH
- a CDS encoding sulfite exporter TauE/SafE family protein, producing MEWSTSLLGFVAGLLISVITAPVGVSGAVFLLPVQVSILGVPSPAVTPTNLLYNVVAGPGALLRHHRAGSLRGPLTRLLIAGTVPGVVVGAVVRVFAVPGPRVFRFLVAALLLPLGVWLLARTLRPAPVRPSRPPSPRATTALALTVGVAGGVYGIGGGSLLGPILLGRGVPVATVAPAALASTFITSIIGSSTYALLSLAVTGDVAPDWLLGLSCGAGGLVGGYLGARLQPHLPETGLRLLLGTLAAGIGALYAVQITS